The nucleotide window GCCTGAAGGCCTCACGGAGTGAGTTGGTACTTACATCAATCTCTTTGGCCAGCTCGCTCTCGGGCAGTTTTGCACCTGGAGCCAGGGTTCCGGTGATGATGCGTTCACCCAGGTGGCGAGCGATCTGTTCGCTCAGGCTGACGGCTTGCAACGACATGACAACTTCCTGTGAATCGGCGGCGCCATTATGACGTCATGGGGGCAGTATTTCATTTCTTGAGTTGTTTGACAATTCAAGAAATGAGGCATAACCTTGCCATCGTTGACTGTTACTTTGAGCTTGAGCAAAGCGAGGACAAGGCCATGTTCGAGAACATGAATGCTGATCTAATGCTAAAAATGAAAAAATACGGCTACCTGACCTTCTGGGCATTGATGGTTCCGCTGGTGCCGTTTTCTGCCTACGTGGGTGTCGAGAGTGGCACTCAGGATTACTGGGCGTGGTTCATGTATGTCTTCATTTTCGGGATTATTCCCGTGCTGGATTTTCTGGTAGGAAAAGACCCGAGCAATCCCGATGAAGCCGTTCAGGTTCCGACCATGAGTGAAGAGATTTTCTACCGGGTCTCAGCCATCGCCATGGGCTGTGTCTGGATTGCCGTGCTGTTCTACGCCGGCCATGTGTTTGTGAGCAATGATTACGGCCTGCTGGGCAAGATTGGCTGGATCGTGTCCATCGGTACCGTGGGCGGTATCATCGCTATTAACCTGGGCCATGAGCTGATCCACAAGGATCCCAAGCTGGAAAACTGGATGGGCGGGTTGCTGCTGTCTACCGTCACCTATGCCGGTTTCAAGGTGGAGCACGTTCGTGGTCACCATGTGCATGTCTCTACACCGGAAGATGCTTCTTCCAGCCGCTATAACCAGAGCCTGTATGATTTCCTGCCGAAGGCTTTCGTGCGCAACTTCAAGAATGCCTGGGCGCTGGAAAAGCAGTATCTGGAGCGCAAGGGCAAGAAGAACATCAGCATCTACAACGAGCTGATCTGGTGGTACAGCATTTCTGCGCTGTTCGCGGTGACCTTTGGTCTGATCTGGGGCTGGGAAGGCGTGCTGTTCTTCCTGGGGCAGAGCTTCTTTGCGGCACTGGCGCTGGAAATCATCAACTACATTGAGCACTACGGTCTGCACCGTCGCGTGAATGAGAAAGGCCGTTTCGAGCGGGTAACCCCTGCCCATAGCTGGAATTCCAATTTCCTGCTGACTAACCTGGCTCTGTTCCAGCTGCAGCGTCACAGTGATCATCACGCCTACGCCAAGCGTCGCTACCAGGTGCTGCGTCACTATGAAGAAAGCCCGCAGTTGCCGGCCGGTTACGCCACCATGTTTGTACTGGCCATGATTCCGCCGCTGTGGAAGAAGGTCATGAACCCGCGTGTAGAAGCCTACTACGAGGGTGAAATGGATCAGCTGTTCCGTGAAGGCAAGCGAGTGAACAATATCGCTTGAAGGGCAGTGAATAATGAATAATGAATAGTTAATAATTAATAGCGAAAACAAAAAAGCCTCGGCATTGCCGGGGCTTTTTTATGCCGCGCTGCGGCTGCAAAACGCTACACGCATCACGTAACACTCGGAAGGTAAAACCGGGTATGCGTGTCTATCCTGTGATTAGAAGCCTCGGTAGTTGCTGGTGAGGATGGCAATGGTGGCAAAGAAGACAATGATGGCAAAGATCATCAGTGCCGTTGCCAGGATGCCCAGCACCTTCCCGGCCAGGGTCTGGCCCTCACCTTGCTTGTCCATCGTTCCCTCACGCATGGCCGCGAGATCCTTGTTGCCCATGATCCACGCTGCGATGCCCAGAGGAGCAAACATCAACAGGCCCAGCAAGCCGAGGGTCAGGATCAAGGCGCCGCGGTGGGGGTGCAGAGGGGTGGCTGGCGCGTCAAAGGCCGTTGAGCCTTGGGTGTGCACGTGTATCTCCGGTTGCGGATTGCGGCCAGCGAAGGCGGCGGCCAGCAACAG belongs to Alcanivorax sediminis and includes:
- a CDS encoding alkane 1-monooxygenase codes for the protein MFENMNADLMLKMKKYGYLTFWALMVPLVPFSAYVGVESGTQDYWAWFMYVFIFGIIPVLDFLVGKDPSNPDEAVQVPTMSEEIFYRVSAIAMGCVWIAVLFYAGHVFVSNDYGLLGKIGWIVSIGTVGGIIAINLGHELIHKDPKLENWMGGLLLSTVTYAGFKVEHVRGHHVHVSTPEDASSSRYNQSLYDFLPKAFVRNFKNAWALEKQYLERKGKKNISIYNELIWWYSISALFAVTFGLIWGWEGVLFFLGQSFFAALALEIINYIEHYGLHRRVNEKGRFERVTPAHSWNSNFLLTNLALFQLQRHSDHHAYAKRRYQVLRHYEESPQLPAGYATMFVLAMIPPLWKKVMNPRVEAYYEGEMDQLFREGKRVNNIA